GAGCTAGGGTTGTTATAATAGCTGTTTCTATATTGATGTCCCACAGATTTTCTATTGTGTCTAAGCCAAAACCTATCAAGATATTGTTACTAGGAACAGTAACTATAGGTGGTAGACCTCGAGACCTTAGAAAAGCGTCTTTATATGGACATATAACTACTCTTGACTTGTTGCTGTTAAGAATCTCTATTTCCCATGATGTAACCCAGTTTAGATGTAGTAAAACCATGTTTGATGTTAGGAGGGAGTGTTTAGCTAGATATTCTATGGGGAAAACACCTCTCGTTTTCTTGAACCTGAAAACATTATTGAGATCTTCAGATATGGGTATGTAGATATCAATAGAGTTCTCTTTGCCAAATTCGATAATCTTTACAAAGGTGTTCTCGTCAATCTCTATTGATGGTATATTGATTATAGGTCTATATAGCTCATCCTGTGAGTACACATCAACAGAACTCAGATCACCATAAGTTTTAATTATAGGGCCTGTGGCTATCCTCATGCCGAGTTCTTTAGCTATCTTTGCAACAACCCTATGGTTCTCTCCCATAAACTGTATTGCACCTACACCATGGGAGAGAAGCAACAGTAATACGATTCTATAATACTCCTCCACATTGTCAATATCCTTAGGTATGTTTATATGTGTATGTGAACTTGCAAAAGCGGGAAACACTATTGATTTGCTACAATCTATTACTTCATCATCTTTATATTCTTTGCATATACCGAGACATACAATCTTATTTCCACTAAAAACAATATCGATATGTTCATATATTTTTATAGGATTGAATGATGTAACTACATATCTGCAATTCTTTAACAATATGTTCACAGTCTCACTAGAACTTATTTTTAATCTAGTTGCAC
Above is a genomic segment from Ignisphaera aggregans DSM 17230 containing:
- a CDS encoding amidohydrolase (COGs: COG0402 Cytosine deaminase and related metal-dependent hydrolase~InterPro IPR006680:IPR000253~KEGG: smr:Smar_0216 amidohydrolase~PFAM: amidohydrolase~SPTR: A3DL19 Amidohydrolase), whose amino-acid sequence is MLKNCRYVVTSFNPIKIYEHIDIVFSGNKIVCLGICKEYKDDEVIDCSKSIVFPAFASSHTHINIPKDIDNVEEYYRIVLLLLLSHGVGAIQFMGENHRVVAKIAKELGMRIATGPIIKTYGDLSSVDVYSQDELYRPIINIPSIEIDENTFVKIIEFGKENSIDIYIPISEDLNNVFRFKKTRGVFPIEYLAKHSLLTSNMVLLHLNWVTSWEIEILNSNKSRVVICPYKDAFLRSRGLPPIVTVPSNNILIGFGLDTIENLWDINIETAIITTLALYKNSYRDLKIAIHMLLDMYSTTNYRILGFGENIIELGRRPDIVMVDIDILKEKFVSMTHREAVDRYNHIIDLVLSSPITIMIINGRVLPIYELLI